From one Salmo salar chromosome ssa09, Ssal_v3.1, whole genome shotgun sequence genomic stretch:
- the LOC106610963 gene encoding BTB/POZ domain-containing protein 6-B isoform X2: MFLLQLIRETLKKSKTTGKHTSRLPVCYDILTLSLKKKMAAELYPATNNGTTVTGTDKKSNVQVTQSTTTATTPTTQQNINNNNVEPPSWQSSHPTLRERNAVMFNNELMADIHFIVGPFGESKKVPAHKYVLAVGSSVFCAMFYGDLAEESSEIHIPDVEPAAFLILLKYMYSDAIDLEADTVLATLYAAKKYIVPALAKACVTFLETSLEAKNACVLLSQSRLFEEPELTRRCWEVIDAQAELALGAEGFCEIDLQTLEIILQRETLNTKEVVVFDAVMSWATAECKRQGLGETTRNKRSVLGKALYLVRIPTMTLEEFADGAAQSDILTLEETHDVFLWYTAATKPNLDFPLAQRQGLAPQKCHRFQSSAYRSNQWRYRGRCDSIQFAVDKRIFIAGLGLYGSSGGKAEYSVKIELKRQRVTLAQNLTKFVSDGSSNTFSVWFENPVQVEQDVFYTVSAVLDGNELSYFGQEGMTEVQCGKVTFQFQCSSDSTNGTGVQGGQIPELVFYA; this comes from the exons ATGTTTCTCTTACAATTGATTCGGG AAACACTGAAAAAGTCTAAAACGACTGGGAAACACACAAGCAGGTTACCAGTATGCTATGATATTCTAACCCTGTCCTTGAAGAAGAAGATGGCTGCAGAACTGTACCCTGCGACCAACAACGGTACTACGGTGACCGGCACTGACAAGAAAAGCAATGTGCAGGTCACCCAGTCAACAACCACTGCAACAACACCGACCACCCAGcaaaacataaacaacaacaacgtcGAACCTCCGAGCTGGCAGTCCTCTCACCCCACGCTACGGGAGAG GAACGCGGTGATGTTCAACAATGAACTCATGGCCGATATCCATTTCATTGTTGGTCCCTTCGGTGAATCTAAGAAAGTGCCAGCGCACAAG TATGTGCTGGCAGTGGGTAGCTCGGTCTTCTGTGCCATGTTTTACGGGGATCTTGCAGAGGAGTCGTCCGAAATCCATATCCCAGATGTCGAACCTGCTGCTTTTCTAATTCTGCTGAA GTACATGTACAGTGATGCGATAGACCTGGAGGCCGACACCGTGCTGGCCACCCTGTACGCTGCCAAGAAGTACATTGTACCCGCCCTGGCCAAGGCCTGCGTCACCTTCCTGGAGACCAGCCTGGAGGCCAAGAACGCCTGTGTGCTGCTGTCCCAGAGCCGTCTGTTTGAGGAGCCTGAGCTGACACGGCGCTGCTGGGAGGTGATTGATGCGCAGGCCGAGCTGGCCCTGGGCGCAGAGGGCTTCTGTGAGATTGACCTGCAGACCCTGGAGATCAtcctgcagagagagaccctcaACACCAAGGAGGTGGTGGTCTTTGATGCTGTCATGAGTTGGGCCACAGCAGAGTGTAAGAGGCAAGGACTGGGAGAAACCACCCGCAACAAGAGATCTGTCCTGGGCAAGGCACTCTACCTGGTGCGCATACCCACTATGACCCTGGAAGAGTTCGCTGATGGGGCAGCCCAGTCAGACATCCTGACACTGGAGGAAACGCATGACGTCTTCCTGTGGTACACAGCGGCCACCAAGCCCAATCTGGACTTCCCACTGGCACAGAGGCAGGGCCTGGCACCCCAGAAGTGCCACCGCTTCCAGTCGTCAGCCTACCGGAGCAACCAGTGGCGCTACAGGGGCCGCTGTGACAGCATCCAGTTTGCAGTGGACAAGCGGATCTTTATTGCTGGACTGGGCCTGTACGGGTCAAGTGGTGGGAAGGCAGAGTACAGCGTCAAGATTGAACTGAAGCGTCAACGGGTGACCCTAGCACAGAACCTGACCAAGTTTGTATCGGACGGATCAAGCAATACATTTTCTGTATGGTTTGAAAACCCGGTTCAGGTGGAGCAGGATGTCTTCTATACGGTGAGTGCCGTGCTGGACGGGAATGAGCTGAGCTATTTCGGCCAGGAGGGCATGACAGAAGTACAGTGTGGAAAAGTGACATTTCAGTTCCAGTGCTCCTCGGACAGTACCAACGGGACTGGGGTGCAGGGGGGACAGATCCCAGAGCTGGTATTCTATGCATAA
- the LOC106610963 gene encoding BTB/POZ domain-containing protein 6-B isoform X1 → MPTADCRLLHHGRIMKCLTFLLLLPETLKKSKTTGKHTSRLPVCYDILTLSLKKKMAAELYPATNNGTTVTGTDKKSNVQVTQSTTTATTPTTQQNINNNNVEPPSWQSSHPTLRERNAVMFNNELMADIHFIVGPFGESKKVPAHKYVLAVGSSVFCAMFYGDLAEESSEIHIPDVEPAAFLILLKYMYSDAIDLEADTVLATLYAAKKYIVPALAKACVTFLETSLEAKNACVLLSQSRLFEEPELTRRCWEVIDAQAELALGAEGFCEIDLQTLEIILQRETLNTKEVVVFDAVMSWATAECKRQGLGETTRNKRSVLGKALYLVRIPTMTLEEFADGAAQSDILTLEETHDVFLWYTAATKPNLDFPLAQRQGLAPQKCHRFQSSAYRSNQWRYRGRCDSIQFAVDKRIFIAGLGLYGSSGGKAEYSVKIELKRQRVTLAQNLTKFVSDGSSNTFSVWFENPVQVEQDVFYTVSAVLDGNELSYFGQEGMTEVQCGKVTFQFQCSSDSTNGTGVQGGQIPELVFYA, encoded by the exons ATGCCAACGGCAGATTGCAGGTTGCTCCATCATGGTCGGATCATGAAGTGTCTGACTTTTTTACTCTTACTTCCAGAAACACTGAAAAAGTCTAAAACGACTGGGAAACACACAAGCAGGTTACCAGTATGCTATGATATTCTAACCCTGTCCTTGAAGAAGAAGATGGCTGCAGAACTGTACCCTGCGACCAACAACGGTACTACGGTGACCGGCACTGACAAGAAAAGCAATGTGCAGGTCACCCAGTCAACAACCACTGCAACAACACCGACCACCCAGcaaaacataaacaacaacaacgtcGAACCTCCGAGCTGGCAGTCCTCTCACCCCACGCTACGGGAGAG GAACGCGGTGATGTTCAACAATGAACTCATGGCCGATATCCATTTCATTGTTGGTCCCTTCGGTGAATCTAAGAAAGTGCCAGCGCACAAG TATGTGCTGGCAGTGGGTAGCTCGGTCTTCTGTGCCATGTTTTACGGGGATCTTGCAGAGGAGTCGTCCGAAATCCATATCCCAGATGTCGAACCTGCTGCTTTTCTAATTCTGCTGAA GTACATGTACAGTGATGCGATAGACCTGGAGGCCGACACCGTGCTGGCCACCCTGTACGCTGCCAAGAAGTACATTGTACCCGCCCTGGCCAAGGCCTGCGTCACCTTCCTGGAGACCAGCCTGGAGGCCAAGAACGCCTGTGTGCTGCTGTCCCAGAGCCGTCTGTTTGAGGAGCCTGAGCTGACACGGCGCTGCTGGGAGGTGATTGATGCGCAGGCCGAGCTGGCCCTGGGCGCAGAGGGCTTCTGTGAGATTGACCTGCAGACCCTGGAGATCAtcctgcagagagagaccctcaACACCAAGGAGGTGGTGGTCTTTGATGCTGTCATGAGTTGGGCCACAGCAGAGTGTAAGAGGCAAGGACTGGGAGAAACCACCCGCAACAAGAGATCTGTCCTGGGCAAGGCACTCTACCTGGTGCGCATACCCACTATGACCCTGGAAGAGTTCGCTGATGGGGCAGCCCAGTCAGACATCCTGACACTGGAGGAAACGCATGACGTCTTCCTGTGGTACACAGCGGCCACCAAGCCCAATCTGGACTTCCCACTGGCACAGAGGCAGGGCCTGGCACCCCAGAAGTGCCACCGCTTCCAGTCGTCAGCCTACCGGAGCAACCAGTGGCGCTACAGGGGCCGCTGTGACAGCATCCAGTTTGCAGTGGACAAGCGGATCTTTATTGCTGGACTGGGCCTGTACGGGTCAAGTGGTGGGAAGGCAGAGTACAGCGTCAAGATTGAACTGAAGCGTCAACGGGTGACCCTAGCACAGAACCTGACCAAGTTTGTATCGGACGGATCAAGCAATACATTTTCTGTATGGTTTGAAAACCCGGTTCAGGTGGAGCAGGATGTCTTCTATACGGTGAGTGCCGTGCTGGACGGGAATGAGCTGAGCTATTTCGGCCAGGAGGGCATGACAGAAGTACAGTGTGGAAAAGTGACATTTCAGTTCCAGTGCTCCTCGGACAGTACCAACGGGACTGGGGTGCAGGGGGGACAGATCCCAGAGCTGGTATTCTATGCATAA
- the LOC106610963 gene encoding BTB/POZ domain-containing protein 6-B isoform X3 produces MAAELYPATNNGTTVTGTDKKSNVQVTQSTTTATTPTTQQNINNNNVEPPSWQSSHPTLRERNAVMFNNELMADIHFIVGPFGESKKVPAHKYVLAVGSSVFCAMFYGDLAEESSEIHIPDVEPAAFLILLKYMYSDAIDLEADTVLATLYAAKKYIVPALAKACVTFLETSLEAKNACVLLSQSRLFEEPELTRRCWEVIDAQAELALGAEGFCEIDLQTLEIILQRETLNTKEVVVFDAVMSWATAECKRQGLGETTRNKRSVLGKALYLVRIPTMTLEEFADGAAQSDILTLEETHDVFLWYTAATKPNLDFPLAQRQGLAPQKCHRFQSSAYRSNQWRYRGRCDSIQFAVDKRIFIAGLGLYGSSGGKAEYSVKIELKRQRVTLAQNLTKFVSDGSSNTFSVWFENPVQVEQDVFYTVSAVLDGNELSYFGQEGMTEVQCGKVTFQFQCSSDSTNGTGVQGGQIPELVFYA; encoded by the exons ATGGCTGCAGAACTGTACCCTGCGACCAACAACGGTACTACGGTGACCGGCACTGACAAGAAAAGCAATGTGCAGGTCACCCAGTCAACAACCACTGCAACAACACCGACCACCCAGcaaaacataaacaacaacaacgtcGAACCTCCGAGCTGGCAGTCCTCTCACCCCACGCTACGGGAGAG GAACGCGGTGATGTTCAACAATGAACTCATGGCCGATATCCATTTCATTGTTGGTCCCTTCGGTGAATCTAAGAAAGTGCCAGCGCACAAG TATGTGCTGGCAGTGGGTAGCTCGGTCTTCTGTGCCATGTTTTACGGGGATCTTGCAGAGGAGTCGTCCGAAATCCATATCCCAGATGTCGAACCTGCTGCTTTTCTAATTCTGCTGAA GTACATGTACAGTGATGCGATAGACCTGGAGGCCGACACCGTGCTGGCCACCCTGTACGCTGCCAAGAAGTACATTGTACCCGCCCTGGCCAAGGCCTGCGTCACCTTCCTGGAGACCAGCCTGGAGGCCAAGAACGCCTGTGTGCTGCTGTCCCAGAGCCGTCTGTTTGAGGAGCCTGAGCTGACACGGCGCTGCTGGGAGGTGATTGATGCGCAGGCCGAGCTGGCCCTGGGCGCAGAGGGCTTCTGTGAGATTGACCTGCAGACCCTGGAGATCAtcctgcagagagagaccctcaACACCAAGGAGGTGGTGGTCTTTGATGCTGTCATGAGTTGGGCCACAGCAGAGTGTAAGAGGCAAGGACTGGGAGAAACCACCCGCAACAAGAGATCTGTCCTGGGCAAGGCACTCTACCTGGTGCGCATACCCACTATGACCCTGGAAGAGTTCGCTGATGGGGCAGCCCAGTCAGACATCCTGACACTGGAGGAAACGCATGACGTCTTCCTGTGGTACACAGCGGCCACCAAGCCCAATCTGGACTTCCCACTGGCACAGAGGCAGGGCCTGGCACCCCAGAAGTGCCACCGCTTCCAGTCGTCAGCCTACCGGAGCAACCAGTGGCGCTACAGGGGCCGCTGTGACAGCATCCAGTTTGCAGTGGACAAGCGGATCTTTATTGCTGGACTGGGCCTGTACGGGTCAAGTGGTGGGAAGGCAGAGTACAGCGTCAAGATTGAACTGAAGCGTCAACGGGTGACCCTAGCACAGAACCTGACCAAGTTTGTATCGGACGGATCAAGCAATACATTTTCTGTATGGTTTGAAAACCCGGTTCAGGTGGAGCAGGATGTCTTCTATACGGTGAGTGCCGTGCTGGACGGGAATGAGCTGAGCTATTTCGGCCAGGAGGGCATGACAGAAGTACAGTGTGGAAAAGTGACATTTCAGTTCCAGTGCTCCTCGGACAGTACCAACGGGACTGGGGTGCAGGGGGGACAGATCCCAGAGCTGGTATTCTATGCATAA